The Arabidopsis thaliana chromosome 5, partial sequence genomic interval CTTTTGAAAGATATACATCAGCATATTTAAATTATTCCATTACAGctgtaaaatttattatatgatCGTTGACTTTAGAATCAAATATATCATCACCAATTATTATTCATAcaaaatcattaataaaatacacGCATGTTTCATTTTTGCTTATTTAATCTTGTTCCAGCTTTTGATTTCATGTCTTTAAAATATGCTAACCCCCGCATTAAAATATTCAGTAACGCAAATCTTGCATCCATATACTAACCAATATTGCTTTTAGCTTTAGGCTTTAGCCTCATCCCTCATGTAGATCTTAAGTTGAAGCCAAATAGCGTAAGAGTTGATTTCATGTCTTTAAAATATGCTAAGCCCCGCATTTAGAATCCAAATCTGACTTAAAGCATTAAGTTATATCGGGTGATGCAATCTGAATAAGATACAAGTATAGgatatttcatttattataaaaacacttaaaacAAAGTTACATCTTAtggataaaattttgaaaacataaggTTACATCTTACGGataacattttgaaaacatttaaaagaaaGTTACATCTTAAATCCAATCAACACCAGCTCAGTAACAGTAATATAAGAAATTGACATATATCTCTCGTCATTAGATCAATACACTTGGATTTGGGGAGGCAAAGGCAAGCAGTTCTGTGCTCTGCTCCAACAGTAACATGTTCTCTTGAGGCAATGTCACCCATGCTTCGATTCCTTGTCCGTCTTTAGAATCGATCAACACGGTTACATAGTCTAGATTCGGAGAAACAGATCCAGCTACCCAAACCGGAGATCCCCACCCGAAGCAAGCATCATAAAGAGGAATCTTGCACCAGCTAGTTACAGAATGCATGTCATGATCTTCGCGGTTAAACTTGGAATTAATGATTTCACCAAACAATCTCCAACCTATAGTCATTGATGACCCTTCCTCATCTTGAACCAAACCGGATAAATCCTCGGCTCTTTTTTGTAGTTCCTTAACAGTTTCTACAATATCCATCCCGGCTTTCCCATCCAAGATTAAGGAGTTAAACAAGAGGTTACCGATTTGGTTTTCAGACAAAAGGGAAGGTATCTTGGTGCGCAAGTTAGCCGGTTGGAACAGAGCTTTCTCACGAATTGTGTCTGTCGATGCAGTCACAACACATTTCCATATAAGTGAAGTCACGCTCTGGACCCGCGTGGGTCGAGGCACGACATCACTAGCGACTTTGTTCCTGAGCTCTTCGATTTTAGATGCTACAAACACAAATCTCTTCGTGACACTTGTTCTGTTAACTACTTCCCCTGGAATTTTAATGGCTTCATTTGCTGCGGGGTAAAGTTTTGTGGAACAAAAGTCAGGACTGGCCACCAAGTCGCTCTCTCCTCTAGCTGTGGCTGCCCAAGCCTGTAAGAAAATCGAGAGAGAGGCTGCATCGGCGAGCCTATGGGAGATGCAGAGTCCTATGGCCATGCCACCACATCGGAAGTAGGTTGCTTTCACAAGAAGCAATGGCCATGTAGGAGCGGGCTCGTCATCTACAGGTAGCAACTGTTTGAGTGATTCGGTATCCGGGGATCTCAGAAAACCAGAGAGATCGCAGTTATCGACGCGTGCCTCCACAAAGACGGCTCCTTCGTCGGTACTCTTGATGGTGACTCCATTGACTCTACCGGCCAAAGGGTGGAATTTTGTCAAGATCTCGGACAGGGAAGTTTTGAGAGTATGAGACGTTTGTTCTTGCGAGATCAAATCATCTTTGGTGTAGAAAAGAAAGGCAACGGCGTAAACCGGAGGCATTAGTATATCCATAATAGAGAGTTGAAGAGTTGAGAGATCAGTTGGAGTTGTTGCAGATGGCTTAATGATCTCTTTACCAATAGTTTCTACCTTCATGGTGTCCATCGATTAATCTTCCTCCTtccctttctttgttttgttttggttctctcCACTTTGAACGAAGAGATCTATTTCTTTTATAGAACTCtacagtttctttttctttttttttgttggttgtgtGCAAAAGAAGTCTTCAGTTTTGTAAGTTTTAAGAGGTCCTACTTAATTAAATTCTATTTaggttaaaaatgtatataattacCAACTATCtataaactaagaaaaatatgttaGTTTGGGTTGTCTCTgcattttttttactctttactctgttttgctACTCTGTCTTTGTTCCTGTCTGTACCTTTTCCTTGGTTTCGTTGACTAATTCATTcatgtaacaaaacaaaaacaaaatatgttaaaatttcTTACAACCGAAACACTGattgttataagaaaaattcagcttttaatattttatttatttgaaagtTAAACtgaaatatatcta includes:
- a CDS encoding HXXXD-type acyl-transferase family protein (HXXXD-type acyl-transferase family protein; FUNCTIONS IN: transferase activity, transferring acyl groups other than amino-acyl groups, transferase activity; INVOLVED IN: biological_process unknown; LOCATED IN: cellular_component unknown; EXPRESSED IN: root; CONTAINS InterPro DOMAIN/s: Transferase (InterPro:IPR003480); BEST Arabidopsis thaliana protein match is: HXXXD-type acyl-transferase family protein (TAIR:AT3G30280.1); Has 1807 Blast hits to 1807 proteins in 277 species: Archae - 0; Bacteria - 0; Metazoa - 736; Fungi - 347; Plants - 385; Viruses - 0; Other Eukaryotes - 339 (source: NCBI BLink).), encoding MDTMKVETIGKEIIKPSATTPTDLSTLQLSIMDILMPPVYAVAFLFYTKDDLISQEQTSHTLKTSLSEILTKFHPLAGRVNGVTIKSTDEGAVFVEARVDNCDLSGFLRSPDTESLKQLLPVDDEPAPTWPLLLVKATYFRCGGMAIGLCISHRLADAASLSIFLQAWAATARGESDLVASPDFCSTKLYPAANEAIKIPGEVVNRTSVTKRFVFVASKIEELRNKVASDVVPRPTRVQSVTSLIWKCVVTASTDTIREKALFQPANLRTKIPSLLSENQIGNLLFNSLILDGKAGMDIVETVKELQKRAEDLSGLVQDEEGSSMTIGWRLFGEIINSKFNREDHDMHSVTSWCKIPLYDACFGWGSPVWVAGSVSPNLDYVTVLIDSKDGQGIEAWVTLPQENMLLLEQSTELLAFASPNPSVLI